A window of Acidobacteriota bacterium contains these coding sequences:
- a CDS encoding DoxX family protein, which yields MKTPFLIGRLLFGGFFLYNGINHFKERRNLAQYAKAKNVPAPEVAVAATGAALIFGGASLLLGIKPKMGGMAIAGFLAGVSPVMHNFWKQQDPQQRQTEMIQFAKNMALLGSAFALIGVEEPWPASVPIAQPDRQDWRRSAPLAA from the coding sequence ATGAAAACTCCATTCCTGATTGGACGGTTACTCTTCGGAGGCTTCTTTCTATACAACGGTATTAATCACTTCAAGGAGAGACGAAACCTTGCCCAATACGCTAAAGCCAAGAATGTTCCTGCGCCGGAGGTAGCGGTGGCGGCAACTGGAGCTGCGTTGATCTTCGGCGGAGCCAGTCTCCTTCTCGGTATAAAGCCCAAAATGGGAGGGATGGCGATTGCAGGTTTTCTTGCGGGAGTGTCGCCCGTGATGCACAATTTCTGGAAACAGCAGGATCCGCAGCAGCGCCAAACGGAGATGATTCAATTTGCCAAGAATATGGCTCTTCTCGGAAGCGCATTCGCATTGATTGGAGTGGAAGAGCCATGGCCCGCCAGCGTGCCGATCGCTCAGCCTGACCGGCAAGATTGGCGACGAAGTGCACCTTTAGCAGCATAG
- a CDS encoding TolC family protein produces the protein MYHLTHSLQRAFLMSLAVALVLCSRAWPEQPDTDDITHGAQIFPNVLAPYKSRTVAEPNLTNSVRLNGLVQNGNIMLSLDDAMALALENNLDLVIARYNLPIADTDILRTKSGANVRGVNTGIVQGTPGAGIGGLGGGAAGGGAGGTVTAAGGAGTGTGGLVSSTLGVGPAIDSFDPALTSTLGIQHSDIPQSNTVTSGVPALLQNTGTVNFGYQQGFPTGTLFNVTFNNSRVTTNSTRTFLVPQLNSNFLFQLRQHLLEGFGLAANRRFMTIAKNNREIADEAFRQQVIFSVTQIETLYWELVTAFEDVKAKERAVASAQQLEANNRKQVQAGTIAQIEIVNAQAQVAASQEALITSQTNLQLQQLLMKNAITRNENDPVIASAGVIPTDRMQLPAAEPVLPTQDLINDALTRRPELAQARIDLTNRTISKRSARNALLPTVDLVGNYGGNGLAGALNPNFSSTSPITTATNGGYQDALTATVSHPTYFVGFSVDIPIRNRAAQADQVRSELEYRQAQVRLQQVQNTIAIAVRNAQFSVQQNRAAVDAALKARDFATQSLEAEQKKLAQGLSTTYNVLTQISNVSTAESNLVNAMSAYEQSKLNLDVVTGRLLDTLGISIGDAESGNVTHMPHAPYAVRGNDVITQPVPQFQPQQTGVTPQPRGD, from the coding sequence ATGTACCACCTCACTCATTCTCTTCAGCGCGCTTTCTTGATGTCGCTGGCAGTTGCTCTGGTGCTTTGTTCGAGAGCGTGGCCTGAACAGCCGGACACCGACGATATCACTCATGGAGCGCAGATATTCCCGAATGTGCTCGCTCCGTACAAGTCACGGACAGTGGCGGAGCCAAATTTGACGAACTCGGTACGCCTGAACGGCTTGGTTCAAAATGGGAACATAATGCTGTCGCTCGACGATGCCATGGCCCTTGCACTTGAGAACAACCTGGATTTGGTCATCGCGAGATATAACCTTCCTATCGCCGATACCGACATCCTCCGCACAAAGTCCGGGGCCAACGTTCGAGGCGTAAACACAGGAATCGTGCAAGGCACTCCCGGGGCAGGCATCGGTGGGCTTGGAGGGGGCGCCGCTGGCGGCGGCGCCGGCGGCACAGTGACTGCTGCCGGCGGAGCAGGAACCGGGACCGGGGGCCTGGTCTCGTCGACACTCGGCGTTGGACCAGCAATCGATTCCTTCGATCCTGCTCTCACATCGACTCTAGGGATACAGCACAGCGACATTCCCCAGTCGAATACCGTTACTTCAGGCGTTCCCGCGCTTCTTCAAAACACCGGAACTGTGAATTTCGGATATCAGCAAGGCTTTCCAACCGGCACTCTGTTCAATGTCACCTTCAACAATTCGCGTGTAACGACAAACAGTACGCGCACGTTTCTGGTTCCCCAGCTCAATTCCAACTTCCTGTTCCAATTGCGGCAGCATTTGCTCGAAGGATTTGGACTTGCTGCCAACCGCCGCTTCATGACTATTGCGAAAAATAATCGTGAGATCGCCGATGAGGCTTTTCGCCAGCAAGTGATCTTCAGCGTCACCCAGATAGAGACACTGTACTGGGAATTGGTGACGGCATTTGAGGATGTGAAAGCCAAAGAGCGTGCGGTCGCGTCGGCTCAGCAGTTGGAGGCGAACAACCGCAAGCAGGTACAGGCGGGAACGATCGCGCAGATCGAGATCGTGAACGCGCAGGCGCAGGTTGCCGCCAGCCAGGAAGCCCTTATTACATCGCAGACGAACCTCCAGCTGCAGCAGCTGCTCATGAAAAACGCGATCACCCGAAATGAAAACGATCCAGTGATTGCAAGTGCTGGAGTGATTCCCACGGACAGGATGCAGCTTCCTGCCGCTGAGCCCGTGCTTCCGACTCAGGACCTGATCAACGACGCGCTCACCAGGCGTCCCGAATTGGCGCAGGCGCGTATCGATCTCACCAATCGCACGATCAGCAAGCGGTCGGCCCGCAATGCGTTGTTGCCCACGGTGGATCTTGTGGGGAACTATGGGGGTAATGGACTCGCAGGCGCGCTGAATCCCAACTTCAGCTCAACTTCGCCGATTACTACAGCGACAAACGGCGGCTATCAAGACGCGCTCACCGCGACTGTGAGCCATCCGACTTATTTTGTTGGATTCTCGGTGGACATTCCCATTCGCAATCGCGCCGCGCAGGCGGATCAGGTTCGTTCTGAACTGGAATATCGTCAGGCGCAAGTCCGGCTGCAGCAGGTGCAAAATACAATCGCCATCGCCGTACGCAACGCGCAATTCTCCGTGCAGCAGAATCGCGCTGCCGTCGATGCAGCTCTGAAGGCGCGAGACTTCGCAACCCAAAGTCTCGAAGCTGAGCAGAAGAAGCTGGCGCAAGGTTTGAGCACAACATACAACGTGCTCACACAAATCTCGAACGTCTCGACCGCAGAATCCAATCTGGTGAACGCCATGTCGGCGTATGAGCAATCGAAATTGAACCTCGATGTAGTGACCGGCCGCCTGCTTGACACTCTGGGAATCAGCATCGGAGACGCCGAGAGCGGAAACGTAACTCATATGCCTCACGCTCCCTATGCGGTTCGAGGCAACGACGTAATCACACAGCCAGTACCTCAGTTTCAGCCACAACAAACTGGAGTAACTCCACAGCCGAGAGGTGACTGA
- a CDS encoding LuxR family transcriptional regulator — MTVAVHSAWETLSNQFAEIAEQSGKFIVAVHGGRRVAGSGIVWRPGIVVTASHMLRRTEDVEVTFGGESRHKAMFLGRDPGTDVAVLKLDNRDSAAPELLSDASKLRVGQLVLAVGRSTLGDLAAAAGIIARLGAPWQTWRGGRIDTLLRPDVTLYPGQSGSALVDSRGRVLGMNTSALARAATITVPAATIERVVSEIVEHGGVFRPYLGLAMQAVSVPQELSKKLQIAHDSALMVMQVEPESPSAGAGITLGDLIISINSQSVSGIEDVQRMLNKAKRGDSVDLGYVRGGQLASVKVNLADRPRR, encoded by the coding sequence ATGACAGTTGCAGTGCATAGCGCGTGGGAAACCCTTTCGAATCAATTCGCAGAAATAGCGGAACAGAGCGGCAAGTTTATCGTCGCAGTGCATGGCGGACGCCGTGTCGCGGGCAGCGGTATTGTTTGGCGGCCTGGAATCGTGGTTACAGCCAGTCACATGCTGCGCCGTACTGAGGATGTTGAGGTCACCTTTGGCGGCGAATCGCGGCACAAAGCGATGTTCTTAGGGCGCGATCCGGGCACCGATGTTGCCGTTCTAAAGCTCGATAATCGCGATTCCGCCGCTCCGGAGCTGCTTTCCGACGCCAGCAAACTTCGCGTCGGGCAGCTTGTTTTGGCGGTTGGACGCTCGACTCTGGGCGACTTAGCAGCCGCTGCGGGCATCATTGCGCGCCTCGGAGCGCCTTGGCAAACGTGGCGTGGGGGCAGGATAGACACGCTTTTGCGCCCCGATGTAACGCTTTATCCCGGCCAATCGGGCAGTGCACTGGTCGATTCGCGCGGCCGAGTGCTGGGTATGAACACCTCTGCGTTGGCTCGTGCGGCGACAATAACTGTGCCTGCTGCCACTATCGAGCGCGTTGTGAGCGAGATTGTGGAACACGGAGGCGTGTTTCGGCCGTATCTAGGACTGGCTATGCAGGCGGTTTCGGTGCCTCAGGAGCTCTCCAAGAAGCTACAAATCGCGCACGACTCGGCCTTAATGGTCATGCAAGTTGAGCCAGAAAGCCCGAGTGCAGGAGCCGGAATTACGCTCGGAGACCTCATTATCAGCATTAATTCGCAGTCAGTGAGCGGGATTGAGGACGTCCAGCGCATGCTTAACAAGGCCAAACGCGGCGATTCCGTCGATCTTGGATACGTGCGCGGAGGCCAATTGGCGTCCGTTAAAGTGAATTTGGCGGACCGCCCGCGCCGTTAA
- a CDS encoding glutamate-5-semialdehyde dehydrogenase, producing MSSIIQQAIRAKKASRLLAVLDSATKNDALHRMAGVLEHSSDVLLSLNREDVNDACEQPLASAALARMTLTPEKLQQMAVGLRAVAALEDPVGKTLLRSELDDGLELKKITSPFGVIAAIVEARPDAVTQLCALALKSGNALMIKAGAEIRRTTSAILAAFVKALESTAIPANVFTNVEGREATHELLALQDYVDLVVPRGSAELVRFVFANTRIPVIGHAEGVCHIYVESSANQEMAISLILDAKTQAPATCNAVETVLVDQAIAGEFLPTLFERLRSAGVKVRGCAATRAICGPDVELVDATEWHTEYGDLTLAMRIVPGIDTAIEHIEKFGSHHTDCIVTEDQQAASCFLRSVDSAGVFHNVSTRLADGYRYGFGAEVGIATGKLHARGPVGLEGLVTYKYVLSGSGQCVKEYVGPNARRFTHEAAESSVMA from the coding sequence ATGTCTTCGATTATCCAACAGGCAATTCGCGCGAAGAAAGCTTCCCGGCTGCTCGCCGTGCTTGATTCAGCCACTAAGAACGACGCCCTGCATCGAATGGCTGGCGTTCTCGAACACTCTTCCGATGTTCTTTTGAGCCTAAATCGGGAAGATGTGAACGATGCGTGCGAACAGCCTCTCGCCTCAGCCGCTTTGGCCCGCATGACGTTGACTCCGGAAAAACTACAACAAATGGCAGTCGGGCTGCGAGCAGTAGCGGCTCTGGAAGATCCGGTGGGAAAGACTCTCCTTCGCTCTGAACTCGACGACGGTCTTGAACTGAAGAAGATTACGAGTCCCTTCGGAGTGATCGCAGCGATCGTCGAAGCGCGACCTGACGCCGTAACCCAGCTTTGCGCGCTCGCACTGAAGTCGGGCAATGCGCTCATGATCAAGGCCGGCGCTGAGATCAGGCGCACTACGAGCGCAATCCTCGCGGCGTTCGTGAAAGCGCTCGAGTCAACGGCGATTCCAGCAAACGTATTCACAAATGTTGAAGGACGAGAGGCGACCCACGAACTTCTCGCGCTGCAGGATTATGTAGACCTCGTCGTGCCGCGTGGCAGTGCCGAACTGGTCCGCTTCGTTTTCGCCAACACGCGAATTCCGGTTATCGGACACGCTGAAGGCGTGTGTCACATATACGTTGAGAGCTCGGCAAATCAGGAGATGGCGATTTCCTTGATTCTCGATGCCAAGACGCAGGCTCCAGCAACCTGCAATGCTGTCGAAACAGTACTCGTGGACCAGGCAATCGCAGGTGAATTCCTGCCAACGCTGTTCGAGAGACTGCGATCTGCTGGAGTGAAAGTGCGCGGCTGCGCAGCAACTCGGGCTATCTGTGGACCCGATGTTGAGCTGGTAGACGCGACGGAATGGCACACCGAGTATGGAGATTTGACACTCGCCATGCGCATTGTGCCCGGCATCGATACGGCTATCGAGCACATAGAAAAATTCGGCTCACACCATACCGACTGCATTGTCACAGAAGATCAGCAAGCGGCAAGCTGTTTTCTGCGCAGCGTGGATTCAGCGGGAGTGTTCCACAATGTTTCCACCAGACTCGCCGACGGATATCGCTATGGCTTCGGTGCCGAAGTGGGAATCGCGACCGGCAAGCTGCATGCCCGCGGACCTGTGGGCCTGGAAGGGCTGGTTACGTACAAATATGTGTTATCAGGAAGTGGACAGTGCGTGAAGGAATACGTCGGACCGAATGCCCGCCGGTTCACGCATGAGGCGGCTGAGAGCAGCGTGATGGCTTAG
- a CDS encoding glutamate 5-kinase translates to MNSKTELINLRHRLRRARTIVVKLGTKVLLQPDGSVATEIVKELVKSIATLRMSGRRVLLVTSGAIGIGSKRLNVTSDMVPVCAAAGQSALTALYHMEFGNLGIAAAQVLVTDEDFTDSERHKRLRETLNYLTGLGVVPIINENHLATHSAETATEQRVFSENDMLASLVAETTRADLLVLLTDVDGVYAEHPSGGRAALIPEIMGAPREIGLNEQINELSRGGIRAKLHAVSRAIENTRLFAVIANGRTPEVLEQIVGGHQIGTLIAPAEVQ, encoded by the coding sequence ATGAATAGCAAAACAGAACTCATCAACCTTCGTCACCGGCTACGCCGGGCCAGGACGATCGTGGTCAAGCTTGGCACGAAAGTTCTCCTGCAGCCGGATGGCAGTGTGGCGACAGAAATAGTGAAGGAGCTGGTGAAGTCCATCGCCACGTTGCGAATGAGTGGACGACGCGTTCTGCTGGTCACCTCCGGCGCTATCGGCATTGGTTCCAAGCGTCTCAATGTCACTTCAGACATGGTGCCGGTATGCGCCGCTGCCGGCCAGAGCGCGCTTACGGCGCTTTATCACATGGAGTTTGGAAATCTCGGAATTGCCGCCGCCCAAGTGCTGGTTACCGATGAGGACTTCACAGATTCCGAGCGACACAAACGACTCCGCGAAACGCTGAACTATCTCACTGGCCTCGGTGTAGTTCCCATCATCAACGAGAACCATCTTGCCACCCATTCGGCGGAGACCGCGACTGAGCAACGCGTCTTTTCCGAAAACGATATGTTGGCATCCCTTGTAGCCGAGACTACGCGAGCCGATTTGCTTGTGCTGCTGACCGACGTTGATGGAGTTTATGCGGAGCATCCGAGCGGCGGGCGAGCGGCGCTCATTCCGGAGATCATGGGAGCTCCGCGCGAGATCGGATTGAATGAACAGATCAATGAATTAAGCCGTGGAGGCATCCGGGCAAAGCTCCACGCCGTCTCCAGAGCCATTGAGAACACGCGCCTCTTCGCAGTGATTGCCAACGGACGTACCCCCGAAGTCCTGGAGCAAATCGTGGGAGGACACCAGATTGGAACTCTGATCGCTCCTGCGGAGGTGCAGTGA